The DNA sequence ACGAAAAACGGGGCTACTTTCTGCTGCATTAGCTTTTTGGCCACCGGGCTTTCCTCCGAGGCCAGGCGCAGAAACAGGATGGTCTGGTAGGGCTCGTCGTCGGCAAACTGGGCGAAGGGCGGGGCCAGCAGCTCGCACGTGGCGCAGTTGTCGGAGGTAAACTTAGCAAACACCTTCATGTGCTCGTGGGTGTAGCGGCGCAGGCCCTCGTCGTTGGTATCGTAGACGCGCTGACGGTCGGTTTCTTTCATAAACGGGCAATAGCAGGCCGAGAGCCTGGAAAAATGAACTGGGAAGCAGACAACAAAGCCGCCCCGGATGTTCCCATCCGAGGCGGCTTTGCGGCACTTTGGGGCAGCT is a window from the Hymenobacter aquaticus genome containing:
- a CDS encoding thioredoxin domain-containing protein, giving the protein MKETDRQRVYDTNDEGLRRYTHEHMKVFAKFTSDNCATCELLAPPFAQFADDEPYQTILFLRLASEESPVAKKLMQQKVAPFFVSYCQGRILECDTLTTEAEVRAMLERLREWLPQNA